Genomic DNA from Elgaria multicarinata webbii isolate HBS135686 ecotype San Diego chromosome 2, rElgMul1.1.pri, whole genome shotgun sequence:
TTTATAAGTAAATATAGCTGTAGCTCTTTTTGATCCAATGAACTGTAAATTGAAATTTGCCAAAGGCTATGAGAAAAGTTGTATATGTAATAAATTTCCAGTACTTTTATGAATATATTATGTACACTGTGAGGGAGTTAGTAGTGTGCTGCTGGTGTGAAAAGCGCCATTCCAGTTTGCGCTttgccacccacccctgctccctgCTACTCCTGGTTTAATAGATGGAAatgttgtaagccaccctgagaaagcTGTGATAGGgaagcatataaatgtaaatcaatcAGTCAATGGTACCCAGAATAAATTATCACACAAGATTCTAATCTCATACAGTACTTTTGTTCATGTATCTCTGCATGTGTTTTAAGTTGCAGGAAATTAGAGTTAGAAGAATTATTAacggcataatcctatgcatatttatacaggaaaaaagtACTACATCTCCCAACGTtgtccagccagtatggctagcTTCGGAATGCTGTGAGtggttggacttttttctgtccaaacatgcattgTGCCCTAAGGAAGTTTCCCCGAAAGATCAATAATGAAATGACACAACTTTCTTGCTAAGGTGTACGATGGCATAGGCAGAGCAAAACTGGATACCAAGTTTAAAAGATTTTATGAAATGCACTACTAATGTTATTAAATGTCTTTACGTTCAGTTATcaaatattttttgaaaaatacaTTTACAGACACACACGTTAGGGCATAACCTAAAGACATTTTGGGAGAATTATAGACATAATGGATCTTATCTAAGATCACAAACATTACTTGTACATAACCTAGGTGAAGGGCCAtagcttggtggtagagcacaggctttgtaTGGACagggccccaggttcaattcccaccaTTTCCAAATAGGCCAGGGAaagtctgaaaccttggagagttaCTGCCAGTCAACCCTGAACTACATGGACAAAgatttgattcagtataaggcagcttcctatgttgttgAGATAGTGTTGCTATATATCATCAGCTGTCTTTTCTCCCCAGGCAATAAAATCAACAGGAAAGTCGTACATGTTTCTATTATATTGATTTGGCTATATGCAGCACTTTGGGCCATTCTGCCTTTGCTGGGCTGGGGGCATTATGGCCCAGAACCATTTGGGACTTCCTGCACCATAGCATGGAGCCAGTTCCACAACTCGTCCAGTGGGTTTTCCTTCATCCTGAGCATGTTCATTCTATGCACTATTCTGCCTGCAATGACGATCATCATCTGTTACTTGGGTATTGCTTGGAAAGTTCATAAAACCTATCAAGAAATGCAAAACTTCAACAGGATTTCAAGTGCAGCAAAGCTGGAGAAGAAGTTGACCCTGGTGAGTAACTGCTGTTGTGTATGGAtgataccttttttatttttagaaatgttagGAACACTGCCTCTTTTAGAGTTTCTATGGCTCGGACATTGATCACATACTCACAGCCTGACAGTTACTTAATCAAAAAGTCAGGTAAAATTTCAGTGTGCACATGGAAGTGATGGGTTGGGCTGATTGATTGTGCGTGGTTTCATGTATGATTTAGATACTATCTTTTTCAGACACACAGAACTCCTGCAAGAGTCCCCCACCCATGGCCAGTGCTAGCATGAATTTTTACTGCCATATAttctggtagcaaatttcatGATTTTCTCTGGAGTTCTTTAAGTCTTGCAATGTGTGAGTTCATAGAGAAAGCGTCTCTACGTATGATCCATTCTGTGAGATGTAAAATGCAGAACATCCGATAACACAGGATTTGCTGTACTTAATTTCTGATCAaaaattatattgtattattCTATACTACTGAAGGGCTGTCGTGGGTGTGGTTGTGCTGTtgtagtcatgtcctgcttgtgggttttctgtgggcaaatggttggccactgtgcaaaccgagtgctggactagatggacccttggtctgacccagcctcagggcacttctgatgtttcaGAGGGTTCTGCTTTTCACTCTTAAGGTGAAGAAATACATGGACAGTCTCAAATGAGAAGCACTGTGCAAGAACTAATAATTTAAGTATCCCCTAAACATTAAGGAATTAATCTGTTTTCCTCATTAATCCAAAAGGATATATTAAGGGCGAAAATCAAGAAGCGCCAATGGCTAACAATATATGGTTGGTTTCTTTCAGATGGCTGTTCTGATCAGTGTAGGATTCCTCGGCGCATGGACACCATATGCGGCAGTCAGCTTCTGGTCAATATTTCACTCCAGTGAGTCGATACCGCACTTCGTTACCTTGCTGCCATGTCTGTTTGCTAAATCATCAACAGCCTACAACCCTTTGATTTACTACACTTTCAGCAAAACTTTCCGGCGTGAAGTTAAGCAGCTCCAATGCTGTTGTGGCCAGAAAGTTCATTTCTTTAACACCAAGAACTCCATCAATAGTCATGTGTCAGTAATGTGGTTAGGCAGGGGCAATGTACATATTTCTTCATTCAGAAAAACAGACAGCGGAGAAATTCCAAACCAATAAATAGAAACAAAGGCTGCAAAGGCTAGCTCAAGGTCTAGATCATGACATTTAATGGTGAAACTCTTCAAAGGGAGCCATTAAGCTGCTCTTAGGATTAATGAatgatttcagaaaaaaaaatcttacaagaAACAAGGACTTCAAGGACTTTTATCACAGAGACCATATTAGTGTCCGCAATAGTTATAACCCTGGCAGAGGAAGCAGCAGTGTACTTGAGAAAACTGAGAACTCAgtgtatttttcatttcttttcatttttacgtTAGACTGTGTGATCAGTTCAAGGGTCAAAGATGGGGGCCCAGGACTCCCGGTCATCTTGAAGGATGCAAAACTCCTTTGCTTAAGAGAATGCTACCTATCCTGCACTTCTATTATGATTATGGATAGCAAGAACCAAAACAGGACTGGACCAAATATGTCGGGGGCATCCCTCTGTCTACGGGGATCTTCACGGCAACGCATTGCGAATTGCTTTCAACTTCCCTTCCCTGTTCTCTGGATTCAGCTTTGGTCCGTCGGCACACTGAGCTGGAAAGAGAGGATTATACCCCACTCAAATCAGGGGCTTTCACTGGTCACACTGCACTCTAATCTGCTTTATTTGGGGGGTGGTTTGGGTGGAGTCCCACTAGTTGATATGACCGTCATCAACCATATATGAGAACTGCATCCCActcccctctttcccctgctCCCTGGAAGGCAGTGCATTGTAAGGGATATCAGGCatccagagaaaaggaagtaagtctctctctgtggggtttactcaaagggaagcatgcatgggaatttagtatgacttggatgtaaatacaattgaaatcagtgggttttACTCTTgattaagggaacagcagatctctattttatgaactggacatgcacagctttgcatgatcaaagtaaaggaatatagatccttcacaaatgcaaacaggtggactttcagACTGGTGAACTATCAGGAAAAGAGTTTAagagggaaattaaaaaaattctaaaaaatcgagggatgaacagaactgattcaaacttgggatgGCTAAAACcgtccttaagagctatcaccacgccaagtttgatctctttatctttaaaaactacacagatgtaagcaccTTGgctaccttggagcaaaggaggggacctgaccacctttacaaaagaaacgagtttaaattatttttcacCTGCCCACCCTCTGGAATGAGCAACACAAATCTTTGTTCACCCCCCACGCCCCCCcagtaaacctttcccaagccaaggagcagcaacagtcttggcccaggcgctccctcctgcttcttaCAAACAgactcccttccttggagtttatttaatatgatcttaggggaaagtatagtgtgttgtttcactgcaattgtgcagtttcaagctgctgtactattgtatttggtagaaataaagaaatatttttttaaaataaaaattaactgcaggggaaaggagaacgtagggggtgGAGCGGGAGATTTCgccagcatagtagcgctccaggtgaaaagaagatacatgagctgaaagaccgaaacaacgcacagatgtgaaagtgcccagtgcttgacttgctaaggaaacggagggggaaaccacaggtgaaaacaagatttaaaaaagtaggtgtgatagagctctgagAGCAGCAGAATGGGGAGAAGGAAGTAGAGCGAGATCCTGAAGCACCACTCATTTGCAAGTGCACTACCATGATTTAAGGCAGAAATGAGCAGTGGAGAATGGAGGTGCAGAAGACACCCCCACAGCCCAAACCCAAGTGGAGCCGaatggggagaaggagaatgggacCAGTGCAAAATCCCAAAGTACAGCTAATTCGCTACTGCAATTTAACTGGTTGACTATAGCGACTCTGTGGTACAGCAGTTTAGTACTATTTTGATTAAGTGGTGGTTTAGCACTAGAGTGAATTACTGTTTTTTGAAAAATGGGCTGCTAAACGGAAACCATTTACTTCAGAGGGATCGAgacagaaagagggaaagaagaataaaatacagtgaGTAGCAAAGTACAGGGCAGTAGTGTGAGTAGTGACACAGGAGAGAAGAAATAACTACTTCAGGGGACAATATGTACTGAATGTGCTGTATGCCACCACGAgatggcaggggggaaatggggtgtggGGGAGCACCATTCCTTGATCAAGGTCACAGCCAAGTGAAAGACACACCCCTGGGCATATGCCGTTCATGCCAAATTTAAtttggaggaatgaggcacacaGCAGCTGAACCACACGAGAGAcgaatgaagggggaaaaaacagactAAAAGTACTCTGtaaaaatgcagcttttccaGAGAGACTCTCCAGGGTGGCTGCGGACTAGACATAATGTCATGTGTCACAAACAACCTCAAAGTGCTCCCAGTCCGTAGCAAATTGCCCCTGAAGATTGCCCCTAGGCAACATTCAATGCCTTTAGCAGCATGGGCCTCATGTGGCAGGAGTACATGTGTGTATGGATTTAGGTTTAGGCACAGTTTATTGTAAGAAAAAAGCAAAATTACTTTTATTTAAGAAATCAGAGTTTACAGGCATTTAAAGTGGGAAGACGTTAATTAAGTCAAAACATCTTTCTGTCtggctacattattattattattattattatttatttatatagcaccatcagtactGGTGGCTTTTACTTTGTGGCAAACAATTACAGGAAAACAATTCCAAAATTAACCGCATTCTGGAAGAGAGAGAAGCAATGGATGCTTCTCAAAATAAAGGCGTTTGAAGGTGTGCACTCACCTACATCTCCTCCTTAGCTTTCCAGGCCATGGGAGAAGTTGAAGAAACAAACATCTCCCTGTTTCAACTATAACTGCACAAATGGCCTCCAGAAATTCTCCACCGtgtttgtggacagagaaattggaaggaccatttcactgaatttctctagGCAGAGGAGAACCTGTCCAACAGTGCCTTGGAGATGGGACTCACCATTATCCACGGCTGTAGCACATTTTCTTGCTTCCgaagggtggtttgtttgttttgggggcacagctcagccaccattttgcatccaccacagtGCCTCATACCTAATGTCATTCTGCGGTATTGTTTGTGGGTTGGGATGTGGCTACCACAACAAAAAAGGtggagaaaatttggagaaaattcagcAAAGTAGCCATGTATTTCtagggaagtaaaaaaaaaagaaaaatctcaaaacATTTCAAAGAGAAATTTCACTCAGCTTTAGTTGCCATTCTTTAGGATTTAGCTCCTTCTTCAGCATCCTTGAAatgtttaaagttttatttttttaaaaaatcatatttttaaaaataatttctgagTTTTCAAAAACAAGAACACCCCAGTAAAAAAAGAGATGAAAGACATTAATACTGATTCAAAATCCTTCCCCATTACCTACCCACACTTGATTGATTTCAAAGTTTTTCTTCTTAcatctttcattttcttcttctattccagggtggtatattattatttttttctatttcctTTATTTATAATCTTTTCATGAATCCCACAATTTTTTATAAGCTTCTGCCCAAGTTATTCTGTTTGGTTCTTTTTTATATAGTCTATGTATTTTTACCAGACGATCCTGAAattatcttttttctttattcctctatGTATTCTTAACTTCTATGTCAGCTTTTCATTTATTGCTATAACCCAAATTTTATTTTTCCACAAAGATACTGTCAACATCCAAGCTGTCTTCCAGTTAATTGCCTTGTGGCTGTCAACAAAAATccaatgaattttttttaatctattttctttagcatacatattcaataaagctaactCTGGTGTTTTGCAAATCTCCTGAtcggtatttttttttcttatttcttgaAAAACCTTATCCCAAAACTTCATGACCttcctgcattcccaccacatgtggaTTTGGGTTCCATGAGTTTCACATTTTCTCCAGCACAAAGTTGATAAATTAATGTTCACTTTTGCCAACTTTACAGGTGTCAGGTACCACTTCTGAATTAATTTTAGTGcaccttcttttattcttgtggatATTGTTTGAAAGGGGAATCTATCAAAAGAAATTCCCCATTCTCcatcctcaatctcctcttcaaTGTCCTTTCCCATATCTGTTTTATTGTTACATCCCCTTTTAGCTCCTGCTTTATTAAGATTCTATATATTTGTGTTATTGTACCCTTATCTCCTAATTCATACTTACCCTatctcttcgattctaagacgcttttttccccatataaacatctctaataacggggtgcatcttagaatcgcaggtgtgtcttaggtttttttttttctgttggcagtactgaaattagtgtgcgtcttacaatcgatggcgtcttgcaatcgaagaaatacggtatctataATTTTCCCCATTCTGTTAAATCTCTTGTACTTCACCTTGTCGTTCTAGTTcttataaatttaataatttgCATCCATGCTAACCATTACATTCCCATATTTTGTGTATAGTTATTCCATATTTCTTGAGTTATAGGGTGCTGCTGTAAAAAAATTTCTCATTTGGATCAATCTTATTTCTTTCAGCTTATTTTTACTCTTACTTTTTACTCTTGCTTTGGATGCACCCAAATTGGTGTTAATGGTGAGATCCCTGGCATTCACTTCTCTTTTCTAAAATACCATGCTTTGAATAATCCTTTTATTGTGCTTCCTTTTTTGATATAGCGGGGAGGATTAAATTCCTAATGATACAAATACAAGTTACTGCCTTGTATTTTAATATATCGAATCACCCTGTGAATGTGGCTCTAGACTCAGCTTTTCAGGAAGCTGAACTTGAGTACCAGTGAAGCAGTAGCTCATTTACACCTGTAAAAAGCACAGGAAGAACGATTTGAAAGGTGTCTATCAGGGAAAACAGAATCCAATTCACAAAGGGGAATTACAGGTCTGAGCAAGCTGAATTCCTAAATGGTGCCAACTAACCATACTTTTAAATATACATCTTATTTCTGTCAAGGAATGCTCCATTGATTCTGACTGtccaaaaagaaataaacaggtaACAGTAACTATTCAACATATATAACAAGGGGCTAgttttcattaaaacaacaaaaagaactcaACTGGAGCTTCAGATGTTTCATAGACAGAAAGATATTACAAGAAGCAGCTGCTTTTGAAGAAGTCAGTTGACATTGTTCTCACTGCCATATCTTAAAGGGGCAATTTAGCTGAAGTGCATGCTGGGAAAATGACTTCATAGGAGGGCAACCACATTCCCAAAAGTGGTGGATTTTTATTTAATCAACTCAGAGAACAGGATTGTTTCAGGCACTGCGATAGGAAATTAGCCTTGTATGTACAAGAAAGGCACATAGcaattgacctggttcacacaatttgtgggttatttaactcacaaaTTCCCAAAATCTAGTTGGAGTGAGTGCATGCATTGCCTCCAAAGTGCTTGTCACTTCTGCTTTCAGAAGCTACTATTCATAGGTTGTTAGACATCAGAACCTATATATTCTGGGTTGTTAAGCAAACAAGAGTTAACTCAACCCCTTGTCCCAACAAgccatgagttaaataaaccataggttgTTGTGACATGACAACTGGAGCATTGTGAAAATCAGCTCTGTGAAAACAATTTAGCCATCATTCTTTAAATGGAGACATCATCATGTAATTACTGCACTAGAATTAGTATTTGATTCTATTTGTTGAAGAATCAATAGATCCCACTACCGACGTTAAACTAGCAATAGCAAAGCTTGAAAAAATCTAGCCTGAAAATCTAGTAGTGAGTAATCTGCTCACTACTACATGATGTTTCAATTTGTCCTGAAATTGAATTAGTTGTATTAGGATTGTATTATCATTTGTTACCAGTAATGTGCATGGTGACTGTGCTTAACGTAGAGATGTCAAACACTATACCTCGTGCATTTCATGTCCTTTTGGCTTCTATTCACAGGTTTTTCCTTTTATActagtgtgtgtgtttctatactTGCATACATAATGTGTCAACACAGAGCAACATTTCATTCACTTGCTGAAGTGagtttgtgccacaataaatctgattGTCTTTTAAATGCCACAAGACTGTAGTTTTTCCTGGAACAGAAAACCCTCTTTTCAGTTAACCGTTTGGAAGTTATGAAAATTCAAAGCTTTGATCTTGAACCAAAATGTTTGTCAGGGATTCAGTATTACAATTGCAATTATTTAATTCAGGTCTTGAAGTTTTAGAGGACTGATCTTAAATTGTAATATTCTTCAAAACTTAAGTGTTAAACCCTCAGGACAAGGACAGGAAACGTTAGGCCAGATTAACTATTATTTAGTGGGAATAGTGGAATACTTGAATCCACAATGGAGCAGCCTCAGACCCCTGTGTGTTATCAGTACAAGAGTAAATCCTGTATGGTATTATGTGCTAAAAGCATTTCCACATACTTTATTCTCAATATTGAAATAAGGAACAAGGAGGAGGGTCTTCATAAAAGGGTTGCTCACCCTTCTCCCTTCCAAGGCATGTCATCTCAGAAAGGGATTAGTGAGGTCACAGAACAACTAGTAACTTTCCGTACCTCCCTGGAGGCCACCAGCCTCACACTTTGAGAACCATGGCCATAGGAGAATCAAGATAGATTTAAACCGTTTAGGCAGGGAGACTGAGCAGACAGAAatgcaagaaggaaaaaaggtaaACTACAAGGGTCAGGAGTGTGTGAAGTggatttctgttgttgttatattaGAAACAAACAAAGGTAGGGCAATGAAGCTGTCGGACCGTAAGGGAGAGGCATACGAACAAACACTAAGAGACAACATGACAGAAATCCAAGACTTTCAAGTGCAAAAGTTGATTGCTGCTTTACATTCCCGTCGTAAACACATTTGGGAGCGCTATGTGCCAGCCAATGCTTTGAGCACAGCTGGCATGGTTACTGCCATACCTAGTGGGGGTGTTGCCATGTCTCAACTTCAGGAATTAAAGCAACCTTTGACCACTTCATCATTACACATTTTGGAGACGAGACAATAAATGGTCTCCATCTTGTTAGCTGAGTAGAAGGAACTGTAGTGTAGATAGGGAATGCTTGTGCACTTATTGCAGGATTAAAAACTTCATGAGAAGAGAGTTAATGCACTCAGATTTACTCATGCAACGAGGAGCTTGGGCATTGAAAGTTACGACAGCAAACCTTAATTTCTAGGTCATGCAAGCAGTAAACATCTTGTATAGTCCCTCCTCTTGCAGTTACTTGCAACTTAACCTCCATACACCCCCACTTTCCCTTGGTCTTTCAGCCCTAGTTCTCTGCAATTTGgaggaaattttgcagaacttTCAAGTAGGCTTAGAAGATTCTGTAGATTAATTGTGATCAGTCTGTTCATGTTGTAGATGTTGATAATGGGAGTAGTAATTTCACAGGCAGGCAATACTTCTTTAGTCACATGGTAAAACGTTTAAAATCTCTCAAAAATGTTACTTGTAGACCTAAAAGATACTTTAGAAGTTGGCAGGTAGATTTTAAGAATGAATGCTATGGTTATTGGTTATGCGTTCCTTTCAGAACATAGATCAAATTGATCCTTGACTCCACATTTGGAGGGCCTTTCTGCAAGTTGCCTTCAGTGAAACTCGCTTCGTGGATCCACGTCCTTGCCCCTGTCGCCATGGCCTGCTCTTTTTGGGCCCAATCTGTACTACagcccaaaaagagagagagagacccaggcAAGTAAAGattgctgctccttctcctgcttacAATGAGCTGAAAGAGAGAAGAGAATCAGCTTCCCCCGCTGGGAAGTGGACATTGCCAAATGCTCTGTAATGCCAACCCCTGGGAGCAGTCCCTACGATCCTGCGAATGATTTCTGTGTCAACTGGGGGAAAGAGACATGGGGTAAACATGAACCTGCTGAACCATCTGATGAAATGGTTGCTATCAGTAATTCAGTAAACATCCTCCATCACAAAGTATGTTGCTGTATAAAAAAGTGTGTTCTCGTTAGTTTGGGGAAGTTTGAGGGTGTTATCTCTAATACAATCTTCACAAAGTATCATAAAAAGGAATtcagtggtggtggtcattaatGCTGTAATGaggcttttaaaagcctccacTGTCACCAATGAAGGTTTTTTAAAAGCCCCATTGCCTTGTGGGAGGGTGGAGGGGAAGTCCTTTATCGTTGATCAGCAAGGGCAGGGGCCAGATGGGAACCTCTGGTGGGCCACTGCCGTGAGTGGACTGGTGGCTTCCGTGGCTTTTTAAAACGGCCCAGATACACTCCACAGACACTAATCGCTGCACAAGTTCTATCACTGTAGCTAAAGATGTTCCTGTGCAGCAGTTTCCACCATATCCTACAGCCCCACAACTAGCGTATCTTACgtatatgattgcaccctaaattcagtaatcaaattaaaattaaactgcACTGTTTTGATTTTCAAGAACACTTAAGTGCAATAATGCACACTTTTTGATTTTGCCGTTTCTCTGCTTAATATTAGTAGCCTTTATTTTGAAATCTGAAAAGTGTTTTAAAAGATACAAAGTATATTTGAAAGCTGTTATAAgcaaaatttatttaattttttatcctttcATTTTATTGAGCTATCTTTAATTAATAGATTTTATACACATTAGTCACAAAATGTTTCTCATATGTAATATTGCAGGCAATTTACCACTTTCTTAGAAAGCATAAGACAGAATCTGGCATGGTAGCTGATTTAATacgaattctctctctctttttttagcaaCTGATCACATTGCATCACCACAAATTATACACTTTACCATGAGACATTAAATGACAGTGGTTTACATAGATTGCTGCCTCTTTTCCAGACGTTTCTCAATATCATCAAGAACTTGGACTGCTGCCTTTGGGATTCGGGTTCCTGGGCCAAATATACTGGAAACACCAGAGCCGTACAAGAAGTCATAATCCTATTTGGGGGATTAAGACACACATAAGACATACAGAGAAACCTGAGAATACACACTACAAGTTTAGAATTTAGTGGTGGCAGGCAGGATCGTGTGGCAGCACAGAAGGGAAAGCCGGGGGCGGGGAGGTCCAGGGCAGGCCAGAACAATGATGCCCCCTCCACAGCTCAAACCCCACTGTGCATAGGACAGTCCTGGTAACTGTagattgtttaaaatattttgggaAATCTGCGATCTTGGCTGTAGATACTACCCTACCaaaaacaaagagagaaagaacttgcAAATTATCACTTCTGTCCTGAGATTATAACTTTTGCCAAGTTCAGCAGTTGTATCAAGACCAAGAATTCCAAAGTAGAAAACAGATGCTGGGGGGAAAAATCTATCAACATCTGTAGATTAAATTGGTTCCTCTATTCATTCCTTAAAAtatttatgaatattttaaaatttaaaagtattttaggaTGATTTATGGTTGCATTATTGGACTTAAAAAGCATTGTAATTAAAGCTACAAAAATTCACAGAACAACATTGCTACAAAACACCCTCTTggagttatttttttttattccggTGGGAGAGAGCTTTGCAGTTGCACCTATAAAGCTTTCTAAAACCAACTACTACTTCCACATTTGCTGAAGAATTAACAGATTTCAGTGGCTAGGTGTTGTGCAAAAAAGCCTTCAGTTGCAGATTGGCAACAGATTGTGCACAGTACCTGAGGAGGGATGACGCCTCCACACATAACAAGAATGTCTGGGCGGCCGAGGGCATTCAGCTCTTTGATGAGTTCAGGAACAAGTGTTTTGTGTCCGGCAGCTAGCGTGCTCACACCTACACAATGCACGTCAGCGTCTACCGCCTGCTGGGCCACTTCGCGGGGTGTCTAAGCAGAGATAGCAAATGAAGTGCCAAAGAATGTGAGAAGCAAGAATCTATAAACTGAAACACCATATGCAAACTATGcttccaccccaccacc
This window encodes:
- the LOC134393495 gene encoding opsin-5-like, producing the protein MEERYISKLNPTGDYGTGVFLLIIAILTILGNSAVLAVAVKRSSRLRSPELLTVNLAVTDLGMAISMYPLAIASAWNHAWLGGDATCVYYALMGFLFGVSSMMTLSVMAVIRFLVTHSSKSKSNKINRKVVHVSIILIWLYAALWAILPLLGWGHYGPEPFGTSCTIAWSQFHNSSSGFSFILSMFILCTILPAMTIIICYLGIAWKVHKTYQEMQNFNRISSAAKLEKKLTLMAVLISVGFLGAWTPYAAVSFWSIFHSSESIPHFVTLLPCLFAKSSTAYNPLIYYTFSKTFRREVKQLQCCCGQKVHFFNTKNSINSHVSVMWLGRGNVHISSFRKTDSGEIPNQ